In Trichoderma asperellum chromosome 1, complete sequence, a single window of DNA contains:
- a CDS encoding uncharacterized protein (EggNog:ENOG41~SECRETED:SignalP(1-16)), protein MQFSVLSLIFASVAAAQNVATLFSEPDFKGSTYDISGTDDALGVCNPVTGFPNVKSIKVKEGHACVLYNTATCDVPYAAYQSDTANTIINGAFSAFSCAVSIPGGPFGGN, encoded by the exons ATGCAGTTCAGTGTCCTCTCCCTCATCTTTGCCAGCGTCGCCGCCGCTCAGAACGTG GCCACTCTCTTCTCCGAGCCCGACTTCAAGGGCTCCACCTACGACATCAGTGGCACTGACGATGCTCTTGGTGTCTGCAACCCAGTCACCGGATT CCCCAATGTCAAATCCATCAAGGTAAAGGAAGGCCACGCCTGTGTTCTATACAA CACCGCCACCTGCGATGTCCCCTACGCCGCTTACCAGTCCGATACCGCCAACACCATTATCAACGGCGCATTCTCCGCCTTCTCTTGCGCCGTTTCCATCCCTGGCGGTCCTTTCGGCGGCAACTAA